A single Streptomyces mirabilis DNA region contains:
- a CDS encoding ABC transporter transmembrane domain-containing protein gives MQIQDLPYPDPGVPDARSGPRFLWWLGRNQLGGQFKALAWGLLHFVAVSGLPFCVGLAVQAVVDRSGTRLALTGGLLVLCGACIALGDTMLHRAAVTNWITAAARVQQLLAHKTAQLGSALTRRVAAGEVVAVSTGDVEKIGWFVEALSRFAAAALTVVLVCVGLVVYQPALGVLVAVGVPVLALAVLPLLPRATRRADFQREKAGRATELASDTVAGLRVLRGIGGEELFLDRYRRASQEVRHAAVRSARMWSLISAIQVLLPGLLMIAVIWRGVHLARDGHITVGELVTVYSAVMLLTYPLRHFEEIAMAYSFSRPSAKRAARVLSLERAMDSGGSRSAEVPSGDLYDPATGLLAPAGRLTAVVCGDPDAAGVLAARLGGHPTEGGTSVLLGGVPLDDLPLDSARTAVLVQDKDPVLLSGSLRELLDVPSSGLVSAEAALTAAQCGDVLDALTQGSLDAGDPMEARITERGRSLSGGQRQRLALARSLITDPEVLVLDEPTSAVDSHTEARIADGVRALRTGRTTVVLTSSPLLLDHADRVVLVHEGEVVAVGVHRELVRGEPRYRAVVTRETDDEAARSSVREEDRAARSHVREEDEADLSGVLKELEEIEETA, from the coding sequence ATGCAGATTCAAGACCTTCCCTATCCCGACCCGGGTGTGCCGGACGCGCGCTCGGGTCCCCGATTCCTGTGGTGGCTCGGCCGGAATCAGCTCGGAGGGCAGTTCAAGGCCCTTGCCTGGGGGTTGCTGCACTTCGTGGCCGTCTCCGGGCTGCCGTTCTGCGTCGGCCTCGCCGTCCAGGCCGTCGTCGACCGCTCCGGCACCCGACTCGCCCTGACCGGTGGGCTGCTGGTGCTGTGCGGCGCCTGCATCGCGCTGGGCGACACCATGCTGCACCGGGCTGCGGTAACCAACTGGATCACCGCCGCCGCGCGCGTCCAGCAGCTGCTGGCCCACAAGACCGCCCAGTTGGGCTCCGCCCTGACGCGACGTGTCGCGGCCGGCGAGGTCGTCGCTGTCTCGACCGGCGACGTCGAGAAGATCGGCTGGTTCGTGGAGGCCCTGTCACGGTTCGCGGCGGCCGCCCTGACCGTCGTGCTGGTCTGTGTCGGCCTGGTCGTCTACCAGCCCGCGCTCGGCGTACTCGTCGCGGTGGGTGTGCCCGTCCTGGCGCTCGCCGTACTGCCGTTGCTGCCCCGTGCCACCCGGCGCGCGGACTTCCAGCGAGAGAAGGCCGGCCGCGCCACCGAGCTGGCCTCCGACACCGTCGCGGGCCTGCGCGTGCTGCGCGGCATCGGCGGCGAGGAACTGTTCCTCGACCGCTACCGCCGCGCCTCCCAGGAGGTCCGCCACGCGGCCGTGCGCAGCGCCCGGATGTGGTCGCTGATCTCGGCCATCCAGGTGCTGTTGCCCGGCCTACTGATGATCGCCGTCATCTGGCGCGGCGTTCACCTGGCCCGCGACGGCCATATCACGGTCGGCGAACTCGTCACCGTGTACAGCGCGGTCATGCTGCTCACCTACCCATTGCGACACTTCGAGGAGATCGCGATGGCCTACTCCTTCTCCCGCCCGTCCGCCAAGCGCGCCGCCCGGGTGCTGTCCCTGGAACGGGCCATGGACAGCGGCGGATCGCGCTCGGCCGAGGTACCGTCCGGGGATCTGTACGACCCCGCGACCGGGCTGCTCGCGCCCGCCGGGCGGCTCACCGCCGTGGTGTGCGGCGACCCGGACGCGGCGGGTGTGCTCGCCGCGCGGCTGGGTGGCCACCCCACGGAGGGGGGCACCTCGGTGCTCCTGGGAGGCGTACCCCTCGACGACTTGCCGCTCGACTCCGCCCGTACGGCCGTCCTCGTCCAGGACAAGGACCCGGTGCTGCTGTCCGGCTCGCTGCGCGAGCTGCTCGACGTGCCTTCCTCGGGTCTCGTCAGCGCCGAGGCCGCACTGACCGCCGCGCAGTGCGGCGATGTCCTGGACGCGCTCACCCAGGGGTCGTTGGACGCCGGGGACCCGATGGAGGCCCGCATCACCGAACGCGGACGCTCCCTTTCCGGCGGCCAACGCCAGCGCCTGGCCCTGGCCCGGTCGCTGATCACGGATCCCGAAGTGTTGGTCCTCGACGAGCCGACCTCCGCCGTCGACTCGCACACCGAGGCCCGGATCGCCGATGGCGTGCGCGCCCTGCGCACCGGGCGCACGACGGTCGTCCTCACCTCCTCGCCGCTGCTCCTGGACCACGCGGACCGCGTCGTTCTGGTGCACGAGGGCGAGGTCGTGGCGGTCGGCGTACACCGCGAGCTGGTACGCGGTGAGCCGCGGTACCGGGCCGTGGTGACCCGGGAGACCGATGACGAGGCCGCGCGGAGCAGTGTGCGGGAAGAAGACAGGGCCGCGCGCAGCCATGTGCGGGAAGAGGACGAGGCCGACCTGAGCGGCGTACTGAAGGAACTGGAAGAAATCGAGGAGACCGCATGA
- a CDS encoding metal-dependent hydrolase — protein MMGPAHSLSGAAAWLGVGAAAAAAGHTMPWPVLLVGALICAGAALAPDLDHKAATISRAFGPVSRTLCEIVDKLSYAVYKSTRKPGDPRRNGGHRTLTHTWLWAVMIGAGTAALAITGGRWAVLAILFVHMVLAIEGLLWRAARGSSSDVLVWLLAATSAWILAGVLDKPGNGSDWLFTAPGQEYLWLGLPIVLGALVHDIGDALTVSGCPVLWPIPIGRKRWYPIGPPKAMRFRAGSWVELKVLMPVFMLLGGVGCAAALNVI, from the coding sequence ATGATGGGACCAGCACACTCACTCTCGGGAGCCGCGGCCTGGCTCGGCGTCGGAGCGGCGGCGGCCGCCGCCGGTCACACGATGCCCTGGCCGGTCCTCCTCGTCGGCGCCCTGATCTGCGCGGGTGCCGCGCTCGCCCCCGACCTGGACCACAAGGCGGCGACGATCTCGCGGGCCTTCGGGCCCGTCTCACGGACCCTGTGCGAGATCGTCGACAAGCTCTCGTACGCCGTCTACAAGTCGACCCGCAAGCCGGGCGACCCACGGCGCAATGGCGGCCATCGCACGCTGACGCACACCTGGCTGTGGGCGGTGATGATCGGCGCGGGCACCGCGGCCCTTGCGATCACAGGTGGCCGCTGGGCGGTCCTGGCCATCCTCTTCGTGCACATGGTGCTGGCGATCGAGGGCCTGCTGTGGCGGGCCGCCCGCGGCTCCAGCAGCGACGTCCTGGTCTGGCTGCTGGCGGCGACCAGCGCCTGGATCCTCGCCGGAGTCCTGGACAAGCCGGGCAACGGCTCGGACTGGCTGTTCACCGCACCGGGCCAGGAGTACCTGTGGCTCGGACTGCCGATCGTCCTGGGAGCCCTGGTACACGACATCGGGGACGCGCTGACGGTGTCCGGCTGCCCGGTCCTGTGGCCCATCCCGATCGGCCGCAAGCGCTGGTACCCGATCGGCCCGCCCAAGGCGATGCGCTTCCGTGCCGGCAGCTGGGTGGAGCTCAAGGTGCTCATGCCGGTCTTCATGCTGCTCGGCGGGGTGGGCTGCGCGGCGGCGCTCAACGTCATCTGA
- a CDS encoding type B 50S ribosomal protein L31, whose translation MQQDKHPDYRAVVFRDRAAGYAFLTRSTATSDQTIEWDDGETYPVVDVEISSESHPFYTGKARTVDSEGRIAQFERRYGGAGQGAGKDETA comes from the coding sequence ATGCAGCAGGACAAGCACCCCGACTACCGCGCCGTCGTCTTCCGCGACCGCGCCGCCGGGTACGCCTTCCTCACCCGGTCCACCGCGACGAGCGACCAGACCATCGAGTGGGACGACGGCGAGACCTACCCGGTCGTCGACGTCGAGATCTCCTCGGAGAGCCACCCCTTCTACACGGGCAAGGCCCGGACCGTGGACTCGGAGGGCCGGATCGCACAGTTCGAGAGGCGGTACGGCGGTGCGGGGCAGGGAGCGGGCAAGGACGAGACGGCATGA
- a CDS encoding ABC transporter ATP-binding protein, translating into MIGLAPPAYDPAAPTTAHTLPVGAPATVRAYVTELFRRHRRAFLLLIASNTVAVVASMAGPYLLGSIVERVSDHARQLHLERTAALFAVALVVQAVFVREVRLRGAVLGERMLADLREDFLVRSVGLPPGVLERAGTGDLLSRITTDIDRLANAMREAVPQLAIGVVWVALLLGGLAVTAPPLAPAVLVAVPILLIGCRWYFKRAPSAYRSEAAGYAAVAAALAETVDAGRTVEAHRLGERRIELSERRIKEWTAWERYTLWLRTVLFPVIGVTHVVILCSVLMIGGVFVLQGWIGVGQLTTGALIAQMLVDPVGLILRWYDELQVAQVSLGRLVGVRDIEPDAGDPEMVPDGRDVRADEVRFGYRAGVDVLREVSLEVAPGTRLALVGPSGAGKSTLGRLLAGIYAPRDGRVTLGGAELSRMPAEAVRSHVALVNQEHHVFVGSLRDNLLLARTGAVDAELWAALGAVDADGWARALDDGLDTEVGSGGLALTPAQAQQIALARLVLADPHTLVLDEATSLLDPRAARHLERSLARVLDGRTVVAIAHRLHTAHDADVIAVVENGRISELGSHDELVTADGAYAALWRSWHG; encoded by the coding sequence ATGATCGGCCTGGCGCCACCGGCCTACGACCCGGCGGCCCCGACGACGGCGCACACCCTGCCCGTCGGTGCCCCCGCGACCGTACGCGCCTACGTGACCGAACTCTTCCGGCGGCACCGTCGGGCCTTCCTGCTGCTCATCGCCTCCAACACGGTGGCCGTGGTGGCCTCGATGGCCGGCCCCTATCTGCTGGGCTCGATCGTCGAGCGGGTCTCGGACCACGCGCGGCAGCTCCATCTGGAGCGCACCGCCGCGCTGTTCGCCGTGGCACTCGTCGTACAGGCCGTGTTCGTACGCGAGGTGCGGCTGCGCGGAGCCGTGCTCGGCGAGCGGATGCTGGCCGATCTGCGCGAGGACTTCCTCGTACGGTCGGTCGGGCTGCCGCCCGGCGTCCTCGAGCGGGCCGGCACGGGCGACCTGCTGTCCCGCATCACCACGGACATCGACCGGCTCGCCAACGCGATGCGCGAAGCCGTACCGCAGCTCGCCATCGGCGTGGTGTGGGTGGCCCTGCTGCTCGGCGGGCTCGCCGTGACCGCGCCGCCGCTCGCCCCCGCCGTACTGGTAGCCGTGCCCATCCTGCTGATCGGCTGCCGCTGGTACTTCAAGCGCGCACCGTCCGCCTACCGCTCCGAGGCCGCCGGTTACGCCGCCGTCGCCGCCGCGCTCGCCGAGACCGTGGACGCGGGTCGCACCGTCGAGGCGCACCGCCTGGGCGAGCGCCGCATCGAGCTGTCGGAGCGCCGGATCAAGGAGTGGACGGCCTGGGAGCGCTACACGCTCTGGCTGCGCACGGTGCTCTTCCCGGTCATCGGTGTCACGCACGTGGTGATCCTCTGCTCGGTCCTGATGATCGGCGGGGTCTTCGTCCTTCAGGGCTGGATCGGCGTGGGGCAACTGACGACGGGCGCGCTCATCGCGCAGATGCTCGTCGATCCGGTGGGCCTGATCCTGCGCTGGTACGACGAGCTGCAGGTCGCCCAGGTGTCGCTGGGCCGGCTGGTCGGCGTCCGGGACATCGAGCCGGACGCGGGCGACCCGGAGATGGTCCCGGACGGGCGGGACGTGCGCGCGGACGAGGTGCGCTTCGGCTACCGGGCCGGGGTGGACGTGCTGCGCGAGGTCTCCCTGGAGGTCGCGCCGGGCACCCGGCTCGCGCTGGTCGGACCGTCCGGAGCGGGTAAGTCCACGCTGGGCCGGCTGCTCGCCGGAATCTACGCACCCCGGGACGGCCGCGTCACGCTCGGCGGTGCCGAGCTGTCCCGGATGCCCGCCGAGGCGGTCCGCTCCCACGTGGCCCTGGTCAACCAGGAGCACCACGTCTTCGTGGGCTCCCTGCGGGACAATCTGCTGCTCGCCAGGACGGGAGCGGTCGACGCCGAGCTGTGGGCGGCGCTCGGAGCGGTGGACGCGGACGGCTGGGCGCGGGCGCTGGACGACGGTCTGGACACCGAGGTCGGCTCGGGCGGGCTCGCGCTCACCCCGGCCCAGGCTCAGCAGATCGCCCTGGCCCGGCTGGTCCTCGCCGATCCGCACACCCTGGTCCTGGACGAAGCGACCTCGCTGCTCGACCCGCGCGCGGCCCGTCACCTGGAACGCTCGCTGGCCCGCGTCCTCGACGGACGCACCGTGGTCGCCATCGCCCACCGGCTCCACACCGCCCACGACGCGGACGTCATCGCCGTCGTGGAGAACGGCCGGATCAGTGAGCTGGGCAGTCACGACGAGCTGGTCACGGCCGACGGTGCCTACGCGGCGTTGTGGCGGTCCTGGCACGGGTGA
- a CDS encoding DUF5709 domain-containing protein — MNSVDGWGDDVYQPDGSEVQDDAGLLDSEDTLLSDGVGDPLDRGWSPPERPWAVEHAGVTAAERRQGETLDQRLAEEMPDVAEPDGDGIGDCQGTDGEPWDNEVGASRSGRLVAPNEGAHEDDESGLIATDVGIDGAAASAEEAAMHIVDEDTASG, encoded by the coding sequence GTGAACAGCGTCGACGGATGGGGAGACGACGTCTACCAGCCCGACGGATCCGAGGTACAGGACGACGCGGGGCTGCTCGACTCCGAGGACACCTTGCTCTCCGACGGTGTCGGTGACCCGCTCGACCGGGGCTGGTCCCCGCCGGAGCGGCCGTGGGCGGTGGAGCATGCCGGGGTGACCGCCGCGGAGCGCCGACAGGGCGAGACTCTGGACCAGCGCCTCGCGGAGGAGATGCCCGACGTCGCCGAGCCGGACGGAGACGGCATCGGCGACTGCCAGGGCACCGACGGCGAACCCTGGGACAACGAAGTGGGCGCCAGCCGCTCCGGTCGTCTCGTCGCCCCCAATGAAGGAGCGCACGAGGACGACGAGAGCGGGCTGATCGCCACCGACGTCGGCATCGACGGCGCCGCGGCCTCGGCCGAGGAGGCCGCGATGCACATCGTCGACGAGGACACCGCGTCCGGCTGA